The Synchiropus splendidus isolate RoL2022-P1 chromosome 1, RoL_Sspl_1.0, whole genome shotgun sequence genome includes a window with the following:
- the sema4d gene encoding semaphorin-4D isoform X2: MGVGVLGVFLGLLLEVSTHGPHAVPRSSWKHKDLDLMEFSEPGVFNYSTLLLSEKQDALYVGAREAVFELSKKNVTLSHNKLLWKVADEPMRMCTLKGKTKDRDCLNYIRVLQFMDDHQLYVCGTHAFQPQCDYLRLSDFSLAGRPEDGRGQCSFDPMQSFTTVMVDGELYSGTAFNFLGSEPIISRYSQSQTLLRTEYSTSWLNEPSFVFADVIRDGRNDADGEDDKVYYFFTEVSVEYEFFGKLLIPRVARVCKGDLGGQRTLQKKWTSFLKAKLVCSMPELNFVFNVVHDVFILKGADWRETVIYGIFTSQWGNVGLSAVCAYNMTAVEEVFSKGKYMQKATVEQSHTKWVRYNGITPSPRPGACINNLMRHQNISSSLHLPDKTLQFVKDHPLLEDPILPIGNRPRLIAKDVNYTQIVVERVEALDGRIHDVIFTGTDQGILHKSVIYEGDVHTVEEIQLLKNAEPIKNLLLSPETRSLYAGSDSGVVQSPTSFCSRHLSCTDCLLARDPYCAWDPHGASCVSIFEYPHLQLSILIQSLNGDAGRCPPVPGLPLKDYQPVTVKPGSSAELPCLLSSNVAQVMWKANGSLLTEDSRFHFIGENGLLIYSVAPEDQGHYECWSVEWSFGVKKNFSRLLAAYVLALDLPPRPSHHSDHSTVNSVEAARSLSVEGNVEADTVPLTSALAPPSFTPKSFVTHPPQTDTSLTSSQSSTFVIKSNPLLPRASASRPESQDPEAEYIQHNNNMALLSLFLLFFLLFLAALAYNCYMQYLPASCLRLRAVLLGSHKSATQPEYRACEAGLMETSTTEKVNMTEQPTRNGSQTTQNLRALRDTGYETEPECGNGRISSHSFGDEMPSHEKPFDVDCSSQPIQFADADEL; encoded by the exons ATGGGGGTTGGCGTGCTGGGCGTGTTTCTGGGTTTACTTCTGGAGGTGTCCACTCATGGACCTCACGCTGTGCCCCGAAGCTCCTGGAAGCATAAAG ATTTAGATCTGATGGAGTTTTCGGAGCCGGGAGTCTTCAACTATTCCACGCTACTGCTGAGTGAGAAACAAGACGCGCTGTATGTGGGAGCGAGAGAGGCTGTGTTTGAGCTCAGCAAGAAGAATGTGACCCTCAGTCACAACAAG CTTCTGTGGAAAGTGGCAGACGAGCCCATGAGGATGTGCACGCTCAAGGGAAAGACCAAAGAT AGAGATTGTCTGAACTACATTCGAGTGCTCCAGTTCATGGATGACCACCAGCTTTATGTCTGCGGAACGCACGCCTTTCAGCCTCAGTGTGATTATCTG AGACTATCTGACTTCTCTTTGGCGGGTCGACCTGAAGACGGACGTGGACAGTGCTCCTTTGACCCGATGCAGAGTTTCACCACAGTCATGGTTG ATGGAGAGCTGTACTCTGGGACAGCTTTTAACTTCTTGGGAAGTGAACCCATTATTTCTAGATATTCACAATCACAAACGCTCTTGAGGACAGAGTATTCCACATCGTGGCTTAACG AGCCCAGTTTTGTCTTTGCTGACGTGATCAGAGATGGGAGAAATGATGCAGATGGTGAAGATGACAAAGTCTACTACTTCTTCACTGAGGTGTCTGTGGAGTACGAATTCTTTGGCAAGCTGCTGATTCCCCGTGTGGCCCGTGTCTGCAAG GGCGACCTCGGGGGCCAGCGGACGCTGCAGAAAAAGTGGACCTCTTTCCTGAAAGCCAAATTAGTGTGCTCCATGCCTGAGCTCAACTTTGTCTTCAATGTTGTGcatgatgttttcatcctcaaggGTGCTGACTGGAGGGAAACTGTCATCTATGGCATCTTCACCTCTCAGTG GGGAAATGTTGGATTGTCTGCTGTCTGTGCCTACAACATGACGGCGGTGgaagaagtgttttccaaaggcAAGTACATGCAGAAGGCCACCGTGGAACAGTCTCACACCAAGTGGGTGCGCTACAATGGCATCACACCCTCTCCTCGCCCTGGAGCT TGCATCAACAACCTGATGAGGCATCAGAACATCAGCAGCTCCCTGCACCTGCCTGATAAGACGCTACAGTTCGTGAAAGACCACCCCCTGCTGGAGGATCCCATCCTGCCCATCGGCAACAGACCCAGACTCATCGCCAAAGACGTCAACTACACTCAGATTGTGGTAGAGAGAGTTGAAGCCCTCGATGGACGGATCCATGATGTCATTTTCACTGGGACGG ATCAGGGCATCCTTCACAAGTCAGTGATATATGAAGGAGACGTGCACACTGTGGAAGAGATTCAGTTGCTGAAGAATGCTGAGCCCATCAAAAACTTGCTGCTGTCACCAGAG ACTCGCTCCCTCTACGCTGGTTCTGACTCAGGCGTGGTCCAGTCACCCACATCCTTCTGCAGCCGCCATCTGTCATGCACTGACTGTTTGCTGGCTCGAGACCCCTACTGTGCGTGGGACCCTCATGGTGCAAGTTGTGTCAGCATCTTTGAATATCCCCATCTGCAGCTCAG CATCTTGATTCAGAGCCTGAATGGCGATGCAGGCCGCTGTCCTCCAG TGCCTGGGCTCCCGCTGAAGGACTACCAGCCTGTGACAGTAAAACCGGGGAGCTCTGCAGAGCTGCCATGCCTGCTCAGCTCTAACGTGGCCCAGGTGATGTGGAAGGCCAACGGCTCGCTCCTCACCGAGGACTCTCGATTCCACTTCATAGGAGAAAATGGTCTCCTTATTTACAGCGTGGCTCCCGAGGACCAAGGCCACTATGAGTGCTGGTCTGTGGAATGGTCTTTTGGCGTTAAGAAAAACTTCAGCCGCCTCTTGGCTGCCTATGTGCTGGCTCTGGACCTCCCGCCCAGACCCTCTCATCATTCCGACCACTCGACGGTCAACAGCGTAGAGGCAGCTCGCTCCCTGTCTGTTGAAGGTAATGTTGAGGCTGATACGGTCCCACTAACTTCAGCCCTTGCCCCTCCGAGCTTCACGCCTAAGAGCTTTGTCACTCACCCACCTCAAACTGACACATCACTAACTTCGTCTCAGAGCAGCACTTttgttatcaagtccaaccccCTGCTCCCAAGAGCCAGCGCCTCTCGACCAGAGAGTCAAGACCCAGAGGCAGAATACATtcagcacaacaacaacatggcgctcctttcactcTTCCtgctctttttcctcctcttcctggctGCCTTGGCATATAACTGTTACATGCAGTACCTCCCCGCCTCTTGTCTGCGGCTGCGAGCTGTTCTTTTGGGAAGTCACAAGAGCGCCACGCAGCC